A genomic region of Zea mays cultivar B73 chromosome 6, Zm-B73-REFERENCE-NAM-5.0, whole genome shotgun sequence contains the following coding sequences:
- the LOC103629715 gene encoding protein STRUBBELIG-RECEPTOR FAMILY 8 isoform X3 yields the protein MKSRTATLAVGILLLVALVVVAEADTDAGDVAALGNLYSSWNSPAQLTGWSASGGDPCGAAWAGVSCSGSAVTSIKLSGMELNGTLGYQLSSLQALKTMDLSNNHLHDSIPYQLPSNLTYLNLAKNNFSGNLPYSISNLVSLEYLNLSHNSLFQEIGELFGSLNSLSELDVSFNNLTGNLPFSMGALSKLSSLYMQNNQLSGTVDVLSNISLATLNIADNNFSGMIPQEFSSIPNLIVGGNSFVNMPASPPSTLKPPLEEPQGPVSAPTSPDTPIDQDDRKIQTGPLIGIAVGSIAAASCVLFVLVFCLHNARRRNDDEISEPKDLVGSLAVSIETAASSREVLNNNHENSAVATSDLQHAGKMMMTPDRVLHDTTNGSSTAKRPKVPVTVTSYTVADLQVATNSFCEDSLLGEGSLGRVYKAGFPNGKVLAVKKVDDSALLSLYGGGEDAFLELVSNVSRLRHPNIVPLTGYCVEHGQRLLVYEYVGNGTLRDVLQHCLSDDEGASKKLTWNTRVRIALGTARALEYLHEVCIPPVVHSRTFKASNILLDEEYSPHLSDCGLAALTTVVSPEAVGSFGYSAPELAMSGTYTAKSDVYSFGVVMLELLTGRKPLDSVCVCVCLPYQLQREVRTVSREMGSPAAPRHRSPRQDGRSGAGRAVPFQVPLPFRRHHRHLRPAGAGVPPADVRGRAAAGAPDAEGGHHKAAIGRSGLLVQGPRPRRRRSSRRRPLTLRG from the exons ATGAAGTCGAGAACTGCGACATTGGCGGTCGGCATCCTCCTCCTCGTCGCGCTTGTGGTGGTGGCGGAAGCCGACACCGACGCCGGCGATG TCGCGGCCTTGGGGAATCTCTACAGCTCCTGGAACAGCCCGGCGCAGCTCACCGGCTGGTCCGCCAGCGGCGGCGACCCCTGCGGCGCTGCGTGGGCGGGTGTCTCCTGCTCGGGCTCCGCCGTCACCTCAAT CAAGCTTTCTGGTATGGAGCTGAATGGTACTCTGGGTTATCAATTGTCAAGTCTACAGGCTCTGAAAACAAT GGACTTAAGCAACAACCACTTGCATGATTCAATCCCTTACCAGTTGCCATCAAACCTTACCTATCT GAATCTGGCAAAAAATAACTTCTCCGGTAATCTTCCATACTCTATATCCAACTTGGTTTCACTTGAGTACCT CAATCTCAGCCACAACTCGTTATTTCAGGAAATTGGTGAACTATTTGGAAGCCTCAATTCACTTTCAGAACT AGACGTATCTTTCAACAACCTCACGGGGAATCTTCCTTTCTCAATGGGCGCTCTGTCGAAACTTTCTAGCCT TTATATGCAAAACAATCAACTATCAGGCACAGTTGATGTCCTCAGCAACATAAGCCTTGCGACACT AAATATTGCAGACAACAATTTTAGTGGCATGATACCTCAAGAATTCAGCTCAATTCCAAATTTAAT AGTTGGAGGAAACTCATTTGTCAATATGCCTGCCTCCCCGCCATCAACTCTGAAGCCACCTCTGGAGGAACCTCAAGGACCCGTTAGCGCTCCAACTAGCCCTGATACCCCTATTGATCAAGACGACAGGAAGATACAGACAGGTCCTCTTATAGGGATAGCTGTTGGCTCAATAGCTGCTGCCTCATGTGTTCTTTTCGTCTTGGTGTTCTGCCTCCACAATGCACGCAGAAGAAATGACGATGAGATCAGCGAACCAAAAGATCTTGTGGGTTCTCTTGCAGTAAGCATAGAAACAG CAGCATCCAGTAGGGAAGTCCTGAACAACAACCATGAAAATAGTGCTGTAGCAACTTCAGATCTCCAACATGCTGGGAAGATGATGATGACTCCGGACAGAGTACTGCATGATACGACGAACGGTTCTTCTACTGCCAAAAGGCCAAAGGTTCCTGTGACGGTGACTTCATATACAGTTGCTGATCTCCAAGTCGCTACGAATAGCTTCTGTGAAGACTCTCTCCTAGGCGAGGGTTCGCTTGGTCGTGTTTACAAGGCTGGTTTTCCTAATGGGAAG GTACTTGCCGTGAAGAAGGTAGACGACAGTGCCTTGCTGTCTCTGTATGGAGGAGGAGAAGACGCCTTCCTTGAGCTGGTCTCGAACGTTTCTCGGCTGAGGCATCCGAACATCGTGCCCCTCACAGGCTACTGCGTCGAGCACGGACAAAGGCTTCTCGTGTACGAGTACGTTGGGAACGGAACGCTGCGTGATGTGCTGCAGCACTGCTTGTCTGACGACGAGGGGGCGAGCAAGAAGCTCACGTGGAACACCCGCGTAAGGATAGCGCTAGGCACCGCTCGCGCCTTAGA GTACCTGCATGAGGTGTGCATACCCCCAGTGGTGCATAGTAGGACCTTCAAGGCATCTAACATCCTGCTTGATGAAGAGTACAGCCCGCATCTATCTGACTGTGGGCTTGCTGCTCTCACTACTGTGGTCTCCCCGGAAGCGGTTGGCTCCTTTGGATATAGTGCTCCTGAGCTCGCCATGTCAGGAACATACACTGCAAAGAGCGACGTGTACAGTTTCGGAGTAGTGATGCTGGAGCTGCTGACAGGCCGCAAGCCACTAGACAG tgtttgtgtgtgtgtgtgtttaccGTACCAGCTCCAGAGAGAGGTCAGAACAGTCTCTCGTGAGATGGGCAGCCCCGCAGCTCCACGACATCGATCTCCTCGCCAGGATGGTCGATCCGGCGCTGGACGGGCTGTACCCTTCCAAGTCCCTCTCCCGTTTCGCCGACATCATCGCCATCTGCGTCCAG ccGGAGCCGGAGTTCCGCCCGCCGATGTCCGAGGTCGTGCAGCAGCTGGTGCGCCTGATGCAGAGGGCGGCCATCATAAGGCGGCAATCGGACGATCTGGGCTACTCGTACAGGGTCCCCGACCGCGACGGCGGCGCAGCAGCAGGCGACGTCCTCTGACTCTGAGAGGCTAG
- the LOC103629715 gene encoding protein STRUBBELIG-RECEPTOR FAMILY 8 isoform X4, translating into MKSRTATLAVGILLLVALVVVAEADTDAGDVAALGNLYSSWNSPAQLTGWSASGGDPCGAAWAGVSCSGSAVTSIKLSGMELNGTLGYQLSSLQALKTMDLSNNHLHDSIPYQLPSNLTYLNLAKNNFSGNLPYSISNLVSLEYLNLSHNSLFQEIGELFGSLNSLSELDVSFNNLTGNLPFSMGALSKLSSLYMQNNQLSGTVDVLSNISLATLNIADNNFSGMIPQEFSSIPNLIVGGNSFVNMPASPPSTLKPPLEEPQGPVSAPTSPDTPIDQDDRKIQTGPLIGIAVGSIAAASCVLFVLVFCLHNARRRNDDEISEPKDLVGSLAVSIETASSREVLNNNHENSAVATSDLQHAGKMMMTPDRVLHDTTNGSSTAKRPKVPVTVTSYTVADLQVATNSFCEDSLLGEGSLGRVYKAGFPNGKVLAVKKVDDSALLSLYGGGEDAFLELVSNVSRLRHPNIVPLTGYCVEHGQRLLVYEYVGNGTLRDVLQHCLSDDEGASKKLTWNTRVRIALGTARALEYLHEVCIPPVVHSRTFKASNILLDEEYSPHLSDCGLAALTTVVSPEAVGSFGYSAPELAMSGTYTAKSDVYSFGVVMLELLTGRKPLDSVCVCVCLPYQLQREVRTVSREMGSPAAPRHRSPRQDGRSGAGRAVPFQVPLPFRRHHRHLRPAGAGVPPADVRGRAAAGAPDAEGGHHKAAIGRSGLLVQGPRPRRRRSSRRRPLTLRG; encoded by the exons ATGAAGTCGAGAACTGCGACATTGGCGGTCGGCATCCTCCTCCTCGTCGCGCTTGTGGTGGTGGCGGAAGCCGACACCGACGCCGGCGATG TCGCGGCCTTGGGGAATCTCTACAGCTCCTGGAACAGCCCGGCGCAGCTCACCGGCTGGTCCGCCAGCGGCGGCGACCCCTGCGGCGCTGCGTGGGCGGGTGTCTCCTGCTCGGGCTCCGCCGTCACCTCAAT CAAGCTTTCTGGTATGGAGCTGAATGGTACTCTGGGTTATCAATTGTCAAGTCTACAGGCTCTGAAAACAAT GGACTTAAGCAACAACCACTTGCATGATTCAATCCCTTACCAGTTGCCATCAAACCTTACCTATCT GAATCTGGCAAAAAATAACTTCTCCGGTAATCTTCCATACTCTATATCCAACTTGGTTTCACTTGAGTACCT CAATCTCAGCCACAACTCGTTATTTCAGGAAATTGGTGAACTATTTGGAAGCCTCAATTCACTTTCAGAACT AGACGTATCTTTCAACAACCTCACGGGGAATCTTCCTTTCTCAATGGGCGCTCTGTCGAAACTTTCTAGCCT TTATATGCAAAACAATCAACTATCAGGCACAGTTGATGTCCTCAGCAACATAAGCCTTGCGACACT AAATATTGCAGACAACAATTTTAGTGGCATGATACCTCAAGAATTCAGCTCAATTCCAAATTTAAT AGTTGGAGGAAACTCATTTGTCAATATGCCTGCCTCCCCGCCATCAACTCTGAAGCCACCTCTGGAGGAACCTCAAGGACCCGTTAGCGCTCCAACTAGCCCTGATACCCCTATTGATCAAGACGACAGGAAGATACAGACAGGTCCTCTTATAGGGATAGCTGTTGGCTCAATAGCTGCTGCCTCATGTGTTCTTTTCGTCTTGGTGTTCTGCCTCCACAATGCACGCAGAAGAAATGACGATGAGATCAGCGAACCAAAAGATCTTGTGGGTTCTCTTGCAGTAAGCATAGAAACAG CATCCAGTAGGGAAGTCCTGAACAACAACCATGAAAATAGTGCTGTAGCAACTTCAGATCTCCAACATGCTGGGAAGATGATGATGACTCCGGACAGAGTACTGCATGATACGACGAACGGTTCTTCTACTGCCAAAAGGCCAAAGGTTCCTGTGACGGTGACTTCATATACAGTTGCTGATCTCCAAGTCGCTACGAATAGCTTCTGTGAAGACTCTCTCCTAGGCGAGGGTTCGCTTGGTCGTGTTTACAAGGCTGGTTTTCCTAATGGGAAG GTACTTGCCGTGAAGAAGGTAGACGACAGTGCCTTGCTGTCTCTGTATGGAGGAGGAGAAGACGCCTTCCTTGAGCTGGTCTCGAACGTTTCTCGGCTGAGGCATCCGAACATCGTGCCCCTCACAGGCTACTGCGTCGAGCACGGACAAAGGCTTCTCGTGTACGAGTACGTTGGGAACGGAACGCTGCGTGATGTGCTGCAGCACTGCTTGTCTGACGACGAGGGGGCGAGCAAGAAGCTCACGTGGAACACCCGCGTAAGGATAGCGCTAGGCACCGCTCGCGCCTTAGA GTACCTGCATGAGGTGTGCATACCCCCAGTGGTGCATAGTAGGACCTTCAAGGCATCTAACATCCTGCTTGATGAAGAGTACAGCCCGCATCTATCTGACTGTGGGCTTGCTGCTCTCACTACTGTGGTCTCCCCGGAAGCGGTTGGCTCCTTTGGATATAGTGCTCCTGAGCTCGCCATGTCAGGAACATACACTGCAAAGAGCGACGTGTACAGTTTCGGAGTAGTGATGCTGGAGCTGCTGACAGGCCGCAAGCCACTAGACAG tgtttgtgtgtgtgtgtgtttaccGTACCAGCTCCAGAGAGAGGTCAGAACAGTCTCTCGTGAGATGGGCAGCCCCGCAGCTCCACGACATCGATCTCCTCGCCAGGATGGTCGATCCGGCGCTGGACGGGCTGTACCCTTCCAAGTCCCTCTCCCGTTTCGCCGACATCATCGCCATCTGCGTCCAG ccGGAGCCGGAGTTCCGCCCGCCGATGTCCGAGGTCGTGCAGCAGCTGGTGCGCCTGATGCAGAGGGCGGCCATCATAAGGCGGCAATCGGACGATCTGGGCTACTCGTACAGGGTCCCCGACCGCGACGGCGGCGCAGCAGCAGGCGACGTCCTCTGACTCTGAGAGGCTAG
- the LOC103629715 gene encoding protein STRUBBELIG-RECEPTOR FAMILY 8 isoform X6 encodes MKSRTATLAVGILLLVALVVVAEADTDAGDVAALGNLYSSWNSPAQLTGWSASGGDPCGAAWAGVSCSGSAVTSIKLSGMELNGTLGYQLSSLQALKTMDLSNNHLHDSIPYQLPSNLTYLNLAKNNFSGNLPYSISNLVSLEYLNLSHNSLFQEIGELFGSLNSLSELDVSFNNLTGNLPFSMGALSKLSSLYMQNNQLSGTVDVLSNISLATLNIADNNFSGMIPQEFSSIPNLIVGGNSFVNMPASPPSTLKPPLEEPQGPVSAPTSPDTPIDQDDRKIQTGPLIGIAVGSIAAASCVLFVLVFCLHNARRRNDDEISEPKDLVGSLAVSIETASSREVLNNNHENSAVATSDLQHAGKMMMTPDRVLHDTTNGSSTAKRPKVPVTVTSYTVADLQVATNSFCEDSLLGEGSLGRVYKAGFPNGKVLAVKKVDDSALLSLYGGGEDAFLELVSNVSRLRHPNIVPLTGYCVEHGQRLLVYEYVGNGTLRDVLQHCLSDDEGASKKLTWNTRVRIALGTARALEYLHEVCIPPVVHSRTFKASNILLDEEYSPHLSDCGLAALTTVVSPEAVGSFGYSAPELAMSGTYTAKSDVYSFGVVMLELLTGRKPLDSSRERSEQSLVRWAAPQLHDIDLLARMVDPALDGLYPSKSLSRFADIIAICVQPEPEFRPPMSEVVQQLVRLMQRAAIIRRQSDDLGYSYRVPDRDGGAAAGDVL; translated from the exons ATGAAGTCGAGAACTGCGACATTGGCGGTCGGCATCCTCCTCCTCGTCGCGCTTGTGGTGGTGGCGGAAGCCGACACCGACGCCGGCGATG TCGCGGCCTTGGGGAATCTCTACAGCTCCTGGAACAGCCCGGCGCAGCTCACCGGCTGGTCCGCCAGCGGCGGCGACCCCTGCGGCGCTGCGTGGGCGGGTGTCTCCTGCTCGGGCTCCGCCGTCACCTCAAT CAAGCTTTCTGGTATGGAGCTGAATGGTACTCTGGGTTATCAATTGTCAAGTCTACAGGCTCTGAAAACAAT GGACTTAAGCAACAACCACTTGCATGATTCAATCCCTTACCAGTTGCCATCAAACCTTACCTATCT GAATCTGGCAAAAAATAACTTCTCCGGTAATCTTCCATACTCTATATCCAACTTGGTTTCACTTGAGTACCT CAATCTCAGCCACAACTCGTTATTTCAGGAAATTGGTGAACTATTTGGAAGCCTCAATTCACTTTCAGAACT AGACGTATCTTTCAACAACCTCACGGGGAATCTTCCTTTCTCAATGGGCGCTCTGTCGAAACTTTCTAGCCT TTATATGCAAAACAATCAACTATCAGGCACAGTTGATGTCCTCAGCAACATAAGCCTTGCGACACT AAATATTGCAGACAACAATTTTAGTGGCATGATACCTCAAGAATTCAGCTCAATTCCAAATTTAAT AGTTGGAGGAAACTCATTTGTCAATATGCCTGCCTCCCCGCCATCAACTCTGAAGCCACCTCTGGAGGAACCTCAAGGACCCGTTAGCGCTCCAACTAGCCCTGATACCCCTATTGATCAAGACGACAGGAAGATACAGACAGGTCCTCTTATAGGGATAGCTGTTGGCTCAATAGCTGCTGCCTCATGTGTTCTTTTCGTCTTGGTGTTCTGCCTCCACAATGCACGCAGAAGAAATGACGATGAGATCAGCGAACCAAAAGATCTTGTGGGTTCTCTTGCAGTAAGCATAGAAACAG CATCCAGTAGGGAAGTCCTGAACAACAACCATGAAAATAGTGCTGTAGCAACTTCAGATCTCCAACATGCTGGGAAGATGATGATGACTCCGGACAGAGTACTGCATGATACGACGAACGGTTCTTCTACTGCCAAAAGGCCAAAGGTTCCTGTGACGGTGACTTCATATACAGTTGCTGATCTCCAAGTCGCTACGAATAGCTTCTGTGAAGACTCTCTCCTAGGCGAGGGTTCGCTTGGTCGTGTTTACAAGGCTGGTTTTCCTAATGGGAAG GTACTTGCCGTGAAGAAGGTAGACGACAGTGCCTTGCTGTCTCTGTATGGAGGAGGAGAAGACGCCTTCCTTGAGCTGGTCTCGAACGTTTCTCGGCTGAGGCATCCGAACATCGTGCCCCTCACAGGCTACTGCGTCGAGCACGGACAAAGGCTTCTCGTGTACGAGTACGTTGGGAACGGAACGCTGCGTGATGTGCTGCAGCACTGCTTGTCTGACGACGAGGGGGCGAGCAAGAAGCTCACGTGGAACACCCGCGTAAGGATAGCGCTAGGCACCGCTCGCGCCTTAGA GTACCTGCATGAGGTGTGCATACCCCCAGTGGTGCATAGTAGGACCTTCAAGGCATCTAACATCCTGCTTGATGAAGAGTACAGCCCGCATCTATCTGACTGTGGGCTTGCTGCTCTCACTACTGTGGTCTCCCCGGAAGCGGTTGGCTCCTTTGGATATAGTGCTCCTGAGCTCGCCATGTCAGGAACATACACTGCAAAGAGCGACGTGTACAGTTTCGGAGTAGTGATGCTGGAGCTGCTGACAGGCCGCAAGCCACTAGACAG CTCCAGAGAGAGGTCAGAACAGTCTCTCGTGAGATGGGCAGCCCCGCAGCTCCACGACATCGATCTCCTCGCCAGGATGGTCGATCCGGCGCTGGACGGGCTGTACCCTTCCAAGTCCCTCTCCCGTTTCGCCGACATCATCGCCATCTGCGTCCAG ccGGAGCCGGAGTTCCGCCCGCCGATGTCCGAGGTCGTGCAGCAGCTGGTGCGCCTGATGCAGAGGGCGGCCATCATAAGGCGGCAATCGGACGATCTGGGCTACTCGTACAGGGTCCCCGACCGCGACGGCGGCGCAGCAGCAGGCGACGTCCTCTGA
- the LOC103629715 gene encoding protein STRUBBELIG-RECEPTOR FAMILY 8 isoform X5, protein MKSRTATLAVGILLLVALVVVAEADTDAGDVAALGNLYSSWNSPAQLTGWSASGGDPCGAAWAGVSCSGSAVTSIKLSGMELNGTLGYQLSSLQALKTMDLSNNHLHDSIPYQLPSNLTYLNLAKNNFSGNLPYSISNLVSLEYLNLSHNSLFQEIGELFGSLNSLSELDVSFNNLTGNLPFSMGALSKLSSLYMQNNQLSGTVDVLSNISLATLNIADNNFSGMIPQEFSSIPNLIVGGNSFVNMPASPPSTLKPPLEEPQGPVSAPTSPDTPIDQDDRKIQTGPLIGIAVGSIAAASCVLFVLVFCLHNARRRNDDEISEPKDLVGSLAVSIETAASSREVLNNNHENSAVATSDLQHAGKMMMTPDRVLHDTTNGSSTAKRPKVPVTVTSYTVADLQVATNSFCEDSLLGEGSLGRVYKAGFPNGKVLAVKKVDDSALLSLYGGGEDAFLELVSNVSRLRHPNIVPLTGYCVEHGQRLLVYEYVGNGTLRDVLQHCLSDDEGASKKLTWNTRVRIALGTARALEYLHEVCIPPVVHSRTFKASNILLDEEYSPHLSDCGLAALTTVVSPEAVGSFGYSAPELAMSGTYTAKSDVYSFGVVMLELLTGRKPLDSSRERSEQSLVRWAAPQLHDIDLLARMVDPALDGLYPSKSLSRFADIIAICVQPEPEFRPPMSEVVQQLVRLMQRAAIIRRQSDDLGYSYRVPDRDGGAAAGDVL, encoded by the exons ATGAAGTCGAGAACTGCGACATTGGCGGTCGGCATCCTCCTCCTCGTCGCGCTTGTGGTGGTGGCGGAAGCCGACACCGACGCCGGCGATG TCGCGGCCTTGGGGAATCTCTACAGCTCCTGGAACAGCCCGGCGCAGCTCACCGGCTGGTCCGCCAGCGGCGGCGACCCCTGCGGCGCTGCGTGGGCGGGTGTCTCCTGCTCGGGCTCCGCCGTCACCTCAAT CAAGCTTTCTGGTATGGAGCTGAATGGTACTCTGGGTTATCAATTGTCAAGTCTACAGGCTCTGAAAACAAT GGACTTAAGCAACAACCACTTGCATGATTCAATCCCTTACCAGTTGCCATCAAACCTTACCTATCT GAATCTGGCAAAAAATAACTTCTCCGGTAATCTTCCATACTCTATATCCAACTTGGTTTCACTTGAGTACCT CAATCTCAGCCACAACTCGTTATTTCAGGAAATTGGTGAACTATTTGGAAGCCTCAATTCACTTTCAGAACT AGACGTATCTTTCAACAACCTCACGGGGAATCTTCCTTTCTCAATGGGCGCTCTGTCGAAACTTTCTAGCCT TTATATGCAAAACAATCAACTATCAGGCACAGTTGATGTCCTCAGCAACATAAGCCTTGCGACACT AAATATTGCAGACAACAATTTTAGTGGCATGATACCTCAAGAATTCAGCTCAATTCCAAATTTAAT AGTTGGAGGAAACTCATTTGTCAATATGCCTGCCTCCCCGCCATCAACTCTGAAGCCACCTCTGGAGGAACCTCAAGGACCCGTTAGCGCTCCAACTAGCCCTGATACCCCTATTGATCAAGACGACAGGAAGATACAGACAGGTCCTCTTATAGGGATAGCTGTTGGCTCAATAGCTGCTGCCTCATGTGTTCTTTTCGTCTTGGTGTTCTGCCTCCACAATGCACGCAGAAGAAATGACGATGAGATCAGCGAACCAAAAGATCTTGTGGGTTCTCTTGCAGTAAGCATAGAAACAG CAGCATCCAGTAGGGAAGTCCTGAACAACAACCATGAAAATAGTGCTGTAGCAACTTCAGATCTCCAACATGCTGGGAAGATGATGATGACTCCGGACAGAGTACTGCATGATACGACGAACGGTTCTTCTACTGCCAAAAGGCCAAAGGTTCCTGTGACGGTGACTTCATATACAGTTGCTGATCTCCAAGTCGCTACGAATAGCTTCTGTGAAGACTCTCTCCTAGGCGAGGGTTCGCTTGGTCGTGTTTACAAGGCTGGTTTTCCTAATGGGAAG GTACTTGCCGTGAAGAAGGTAGACGACAGTGCCTTGCTGTCTCTGTATGGAGGAGGAGAAGACGCCTTCCTTGAGCTGGTCTCGAACGTTTCTCGGCTGAGGCATCCGAACATCGTGCCCCTCACAGGCTACTGCGTCGAGCACGGACAAAGGCTTCTCGTGTACGAGTACGTTGGGAACGGAACGCTGCGTGATGTGCTGCAGCACTGCTTGTCTGACGACGAGGGGGCGAGCAAGAAGCTCACGTGGAACACCCGCGTAAGGATAGCGCTAGGCACCGCTCGCGCCTTAGA GTACCTGCATGAGGTGTGCATACCCCCAGTGGTGCATAGTAGGACCTTCAAGGCATCTAACATCCTGCTTGATGAAGAGTACAGCCCGCATCTATCTGACTGTGGGCTTGCTGCTCTCACTACTGTGGTCTCCCCGGAAGCGGTTGGCTCCTTTGGATATAGTGCTCCTGAGCTCGCCATGTCAGGAACATACACTGCAAAGAGCGACGTGTACAGTTTCGGAGTAGTGATGCTGGAGCTGCTGACAGGCCGCAAGCCACTAGACAG CTCCAGAGAGAGGTCAGAACAGTCTCTCGTGAGATGGGCAGCCCCGCAGCTCCACGACATCGATCTCCTCGCCAGGATGGTCGATCCGGCGCTGGACGGGCTGTACCCTTCCAAGTCCCTCTCCCGTTTCGCCGACATCATCGCCATCTGCGTCCAG ccGGAGCCGGAGTTCCGCCCGCCGATGTCCGAGGTCGTGCAGCAGCTGGTGCGCCTGATGCAGAGGGCGGCCATCATAAGGCGGCAATCGGACGATCTGGGCTACTCGTACAGGGTCCCCGACCGCGACGGCGGCGCAGCAGCAGGCGACGTCCTCTGA